tataaataatggtacggaacccttcgtgtgcgagtccgacttgcacttcgccggttttttttaaatttgtttttatgtttgtggtgtaataaagaatattttagagtcagaccaagaaaagtctacagcaattttgatagcacacgcagtgcaagtgttatttatatgtcatgatttcatagaagcgacgtttgaaataatacttgcactgcgtgttctatcaaaatcgctatagatttttcttggcctaactctactttaaattacaaagtaaggcctaaattataaaataaggcccatcaatgtttttttttgtgtttattaaacttgatattttgtccatagtattagcggacatggcctcaaaatttaaacccgcttaagaatcgggccttatttcgtgcattatatacaatactacccatttttgtgtagtcattatttatactatagaagcattgtttgagtagccaattatttaaacagtatttttttaaagggcaacggtggcaatattttaaggtctggataataagatacagatcttaataaggatatcaatgtaagtgaatgttaccatgactaccaaacaaacaaatgtgatagaatttgccagctggcattgtaacattcagacagttacctatgtacctaatctgaaatatgaataaattagtaatattttaaacaggaaagtaaaccgaattttggccttttgctggacacaatcacaatagtaatttgttttacaagagggcaaagtttatcgccaccggttgatgcatttgcagcaccaatggtagaaaatgcaagctcatcatcaactgcataatcgacgtttgatatgactattgaatccgagctttttgatcatgaatcatgataaaacaaaattttagaaggtcgcagaatagtggatttaaaatatttattttctgtgatctcaaatatcaggcacgatcatacaaattgtacatttgctgatcttgcctttgtcattgaaagacgtaagggtttacacagagaatatatatttaagtgtaatatgtgcaaaaaaaaggaaacgatacactctgaagacccaaaaagaaaatgttagtaaatactgctcctccccatggttacttggttccttattcaacctacctgaaattaaacgagtaggttagtaaattatatcattttacattataaagttaaatgtttaggtatctcaatcacttactcactggtggacatggacgcaaaatttttgcccatctacttatactaaatcttataaaaaattaaaattttgaaagttagcacgcttaaagttcgttttttttgcattaaggtaacagattttgacatgtcttattaaaaattaccattgaaaaataagtcatagcaaatatgttagaattataaatcatattaatcatattaatgagcaagagcaccctaaaccggcgagcgtgtatgaggaatgttatgaatgtgaaggaagcgaaagtggtatgtcaggatcgtagcaagtggaaatccgtggtctctgcctacccctccgggaaataggcgtgattgtatgtatgtatgtatgtatgtattaatcatatacttttttatattcttttgctttcataagtaatataaactaatttttgaaagcgtttttcaataattattaataaaaagacacgtcatgattgtttaccttctttctaatgctaaaaaataacgaactataataaccgggccttatttgatacagaaccttgatttgataggtacatcggatattctgggcccctgagtttgttacgtaaaggacaaaatggtgacatgtggttagagctgatactgttaaactagtggttctgtgcgctaagtataaaaaataagcttcagcgaactcattaagcctagaaaaaaccctacaccctactgccacttaagtcagtcttgagtctttgaatcaatttccgtagtagtactactactactaaggtactaggaggtaataaggcctatagtaggtataataaggcctacctgaaaaataatgttcttacaacagtgtaaccgtgttagttatttgagtaacatatatgtaaagtgatacaattaaaagctaacagcaaaccagtacataaattatatcttatgtacttcttatgaattacactcttataaaggtttcggctaattacgcttaattacttgaataaaggtagatgaattgcgtgcggtccaataggtaaccacaactcacggagtccaaaacaataagctgatcagcaaagtcaagtaaacaaagccaagtcacagtagtagaaagattatcgagttccgtaaacgtaagccgggtcaaaaaattcaatcgcaacacagtaagtaataagtgaacgcctcgtggcagtaacgcacgaaaaataacattgcaaattgtcggcaatgaggcgcgcgcgggtgcaagcgtacgcatctgtgtgcgtgcattacacacacaaatacagtctctcacgccccgtcagagcgacgggtatattcagcttgaaatctcaaaattgacttttagctcagctcccgtttcgtcttaatgaAACTTAGGACGGGAAATAGTGACGAACTATTGGCCTCCATTCTTGGATTAGAGTATCATCAATTAGTCTCTGAGTATGTGACTTCAGTTAAAACAGcctttgaaaaaaaagttcttccatcatatttcggaatatattCAACCACCAGAGAAATAATACAGTCTCGAACTAGTGAggtagcaaaaaaaatacttgatGCTAGTAATGAGCAGCTTATTATTATATGTGATGGCACGTACATTAGACATCAGAAAAGTTCTAATAATATATATCAGAAAAAATCTTATTCCGGACAAAAAAAAACtcctctgtgtaaaccctttaCAATATGCACAACTGATGGGTATGTGATAGATATGGTTGGACCATTCAACGCTAACTTGAACGATGCATcgataatgaaaaaaataatgtcTGATAAAAACGGTTTATCCAAGCTATTGAAACCCGGTGATATAGTAGTAGTTGACCGCGGTTTCCGAGATATAGTAAATGATTTGGAGGGTAAGGGACTGAACGTGTTAATGCCTGCCTTAAAAGGAAACAGAGCACAGCTTGACACTACTGAAGCTAACAAATCGCGGGTTGTAACTAAAGTAAGATGGGTAGTGGAATCTGTTCACGggataataaaacaaaaatatcgtTTACTCGATCATAAAGTCGACAATAAAATATTACCAAATATCGGCTCATTATGTAGAATTgcttgttttttaaataataaatacggaAGGAGATTGCTTAGTGACACAAATAACACTGATGCAATAATAACacatttaaaaactaaatctgaCA
The Cydia splendana chromosome 8, ilCydSple1.2, whole genome shotgun sequence genome window above contains:
- the LOC134793052 gene encoding uncharacterized protein LOC134793052, with the translated sequence MKLRTGNSDELLASILGLEYHQLVSEYVTSVKTAFEKKVLPSYFGIYSTTREIIQSRTSEVAKKILDASNEQLIIICDGTYIRHQKSSNNIYQKKSYSGQKKTPLCKPFTICTTDGYVIDMVGPFNANLNDASIMKKIMSDKNGLSKLLKPGDIVVVDRGFRDIVNDLEGKGLNVLMPALKGNRAQLDTTEANKSRVVTKVRWVVESVHGIIKQKYRLLDHKVDNKILPNIGSLCRIACFLNNKYGRRLLSDTNNTDAIITHLKTKSDMTVNNMAQLVEENGWIRKKTIFKNISSNDLLDFPELTQDDLHIFFGGSYQLKQSICYLAELQNPDGSINIEYLKENEILRIHIKSRHINKKTYHIFIRYIPNQNNYASITDHYCTCPNGNRTAGCCSHIAAVIYYARYISRIIKPAEILTNIFDCFVDNLTVINENSDED